The following coding sequences are from one Paenibacillus sp. FSL R5-0912 window:
- a CDS encoding response regulator transcription factor, translating into MNERVLVADDDSNITDVCRRYLEREGYLVITAKDGLEALELWRSQTPSLIVLDLMMPHKNGWEVCNEIRQTEDVPIIMLTARGEEQDRLMGLTMGADDYLTKPFSPRELVLRVRAILRRMRVVQASPVTAAEHTIKYEGLTVDVAKRTVEISGQAIDLTVTEFEMLYLLASHPGQVFSRTQILSKIWDFSYEGDTTTVTVHIRRLREKIEQTPSDPKYIKTVWGIGYKFAGDGI; encoded by the coding sequence GTGAATGAACGAGTGCTGGTCGCTGATGACGATTCAAATATTACCGATGTGTGCCGGAGGTATCTCGAACGGGAAGGTTATCTGGTGATAACCGCCAAAGACGGACTAGAGGCGCTAGAGCTATGGCGCAGTCAGACTCCCAGCCTGATTGTACTCGATCTGATGATGCCGCATAAGAATGGCTGGGAAGTATGCAACGAGATCCGGCAGACCGAAGATGTCCCGATCATTATGCTGACGGCGCGCGGGGAGGAACAGGATCGTCTGATGGGGCTGACCATGGGGGCTGACGATTATTTGACCAAACCCTTCAGTCCAAGAGAACTCGTGCTCCGTGTGCGGGCGATCCTGCGCAGAATGCGAGTGGTTCAGGCATCGCCTGTTACCGCTGCTGAACACACCATTAAGTATGAAGGACTTACCGTGGACGTTGCGAAGCGTACCGTGGAGATCAGCGGGCAAGCAATTGACTTGACGGTTACAGAGTTCGAGATGCTGTACTTGCTGGCAAGTCATCCTGGCCAGGTGTTCTCACGGACCCAGATTCTGAGTAAGATATGGGATTTCAGCTACGAAGGAGATACCACCACAGTTACCGTGCATATCCGGAGATTAAGGGAGAAGATCGAACAGACTCCCTCTGATCCGAAATATATCAAGACGGTCTGGGGAATAGGCTATAAGTTTGCGGGGGATGGCATCTAA
- a CDS encoding stalk domain-containing protein, with the protein MGKSKSGKMVMMTAVLVLSLAVSGIAGAAAGITTMKKDSMELMNLRQAAGMYGYSIEWSSKDRSVSLVYMDKMMDDGEMMDDGMKPAGKMIKVWIGSKKIMVDGKNVNLNMAPALYDGSTYVVNTVIADYMKPAKAMK; encoded by the coding sequence ATGGGTAAAAGTAAATCAGGCAAAATGGTAATGATGACAGCGGTATTGGTGCTCTCTCTGGCGGTGTCTGGAATAGCCGGTGCGGCGGCAGGAATCACAACGATGAAAAAAGACAGCATGGAGCTTATGAACTTAAGACAGGCGGCCGGGATGTACGGCTACAGCATCGAGTGGAGCAGCAAGGACCGCTCTGTATCCCTGGTATACATGGACAAGATGATGGACGACGGCGAGATGATGGATGACGGCATGAAGCCGGCGGGCAAGATGATCAAGGTATGGATTGGATCGAAAAAGATTATGGTCGACGGAAAGAACGTTAACCTGAATATGGCCCCTGCTCTCTACGATGGCAGTACCTATGTGGTGAATACGGTGATTGCTGATTACATGAAGCCTGCCAAGGCTATGAAATAA
- a CDS encoding ABC transporter substrate-binding protein, whose amino-acid sequence MKAAKRQTTGSRIYAAQKSGLLMVWMLALLLVLTACGTGGDTNGGATAQPSAVASASAEPSAPPDTEAQSSPEAQAAAAFPVTISHLKGEYTLTEKPKVIAALDVKFVDQLIAVGERPAGSVVAGTKDEFPEYLNAQLGDVKVLGTRDEPNLEAIVALNPDLILMTDFQEEVYDSVSQIAPTVVLDFYEDWRDTLAVIGTITGKQAEAELVRQAYGDKITGLREQLAAKLGDETIALIRPRPEGIRVHGPEHRTGSILYEDLGLNVPAFVQEIKDDTSVEISMETVADVGADHYFLLSDDLFAKEAEALAGSPVWKSLDAVKNNRAYDVNSTLWIAYYGPIALNIIVDQASEALLGTH is encoded by the coding sequence ATGAAGGCAGCAAAGAGGCAGACAACCGGCAGCAGGATATACGCCGCTCAGAAATCAGGACTATTAATGGTATGGATGCTGGCACTGTTACTTGTGCTGACGGCATGCGGCACTGGAGGAGACACTAATGGAGGCGCAACCGCACAGCCGTCGGCTGTAGCTTCAGCCTCAGCCGAGCCGTCTGCGCCACCGGATACAGAGGCTCAGTCGTCGCCGGAGGCGCAGGCTGCTGCAGCTTTTCCGGTAACGATCTCACACCTGAAGGGCGAATATACACTGACGGAGAAGCCGAAGGTGATTGCTGCGCTTGATGTGAAATTCGTCGATCAATTGATAGCAGTGGGTGAGCGCCCGGCGGGCAGCGTTGTGGCTGGGACGAAGGATGAATTTCCGGAATATTTAAACGCCCAATTGGGGGATGTGAAGGTCCTTGGCACACGGGATGAGCCCAATCTTGAGGCAATTGTGGCACTGAATCCGGATCTTATATTGATGACCGACTTTCAGGAGGAGGTATATGACAGCGTCAGCCAAATTGCGCCTACAGTGGTGCTCGATTTCTACGAGGATTGGCGGGATACGCTGGCTGTCATCGGTACGATAACAGGTAAGCAGGCGGAGGCAGAGTTGGTGCGGCAGGCTTACGGGGACAAAATCACCGGACTGCGGGAGCAGCTGGCGGCGAAGCTGGGCGATGAAACCATAGCGCTGATTCGTCCGAGACCGGAGGGTATCCGTGTACATGGTCCCGAACACCGGACCGGAAGTATTCTTTATGAGGATTTGGGGTTAAATGTCCCGGCCTTCGTTCAGGAGATTAAAGATGACACCTCCGTTGAAATTTCGATGGAGACAGTTGCTGATGTCGGAGCTGATCATTATTTCCTGCTGTCGGATGATTTGTTCGCCAAAGAGGCAGAGGCTCTGGCGGGCAGTCCGGTCTGGAAATCGCTTGATGCCGTCAAGAATAACCGTGCCTATGACGTGAATTCAACGCTCTGGATCGCTTACTATGGCCCTATTGCGCTCAATATTATTGTAGATCAGGCCTCGGAAGCACTGCTGGGAACGCATTGA
- a CDS encoding IucA/IucC family C-terminal-domain containing protein, translating into MDNYLSSASWKDMAEEYRLWMGGPPKDSVRTLALGQLQEEAACREYVSWLKDYIGVPDMQVAASMLAKRIGYLWIAPLLTAMTFHNREVSFPLDNSFLYHPASPEFKGDTQFPFLAVSGVRSASPPEDREAWREAVIEENFAVRLAPLLQTLAAIGPVPMAVLWENIMVRIAPLYSPGAEESGQDRQRLQADFAFLTRTAPGKLFGTRRNPFTPFIENKDEIPAAKNKRITCCFYSRMSGEYCRKCPKIDNENESQLK; encoded by the coding sequence ATGGACAACTATCTGTCGTCGGCCTCATGGAAGGACATGGCGGAGGAATACCGCCTGTGGATGGGCGGTCCGCCTAAAGACAGCGTCCGCACCCTTGCTCTGGGCCAGCTGCAGGAAGAAGCGGCATGCCGCGAGTATGTAAGCTGGCTTAAGGATTATATTGGCGTGCCGGACATGCAGGTTGCGGCTTCCATGCTGGCTAAGCGGATCGGCTATCTGTGGATCGCGCCGTTGCTGACTGCGATGACCTTTCATAACCGGGAGGTCTCCTTCCCGCTGGACAATAGCTTCCTCTATCATCCGGCTTCCCCTGAGTTTAAAGGGGATACGCAGTTTCCTTTCCTGGCGGTGAGCGGGGTTCGATCAGCATCACCACCGGAAGACAGGGAAGCGTGGCGGGAGGCGGTTATAGAGGAGAATTTTGCGGTTCGGCTTGCCCCGCTGCTGCAGACGCTTGCCGCCATAGGACCCGTCCCGATGGCGGTGCTTTGGGAGAATATTATGGTGCGCATTGCCCCGCTATATTCTCCTGGAGCTGAGGAATCCGGGCAAGACAGGCAGCGGCTGCAAGCCGATTTTGCTTTTCTGACCCGGACGGCCCCCGGGAAGTTGTTTGGTACAAGACGCAATCCGTTTACCCCGTTCATAGAGAACAAGGACGAGATTCCGGCGGCGAAGAACAAACGCATCACCTGCTGCTTCTATTCCCGGATGTCAGGGGAGTATTGCAGGAAATGCCCGAAAATTGACAATGAGAATGAATCTCAATTAAAATGA
- a CDS encoding helix-turn-helix domain-containing protein, which produces MPLQEQASLWSDTAIKTLNVRSGTLPPGGVLSETKLSANLLLLAGGGEGRLVINGEVRHIQASFVCHAVKGSAFTMTAGPENIHYTVIIYKAVPMAGAARVLFPQQSHPLRTSFVHHPAHPAELHQTADKLAAKWSRGEGLERFHANALLQGMLYELIMEHERGQGGGEPDMVEVVAAYIAGHYRQELELKELAALAGCGARQLQRRFKQEKLLGPMEYVIRLRMESAERMLRHTDAPIGEIAERTGYRDMYYFSRAFKKYYGVPPQLYRRTAASGPGAGAAYSGLPDPVIGHMRGEYNVIASPQRIAVLDVQYADHLLALELSPAGSVGLGGAVLKFPQYIRERLKATEMLGTYEYPDLQAVERLQPDLIICTEVHDQHYERLSRIAPTIMFRRNESWQTILSLLGELTGKRAEAERIIADYLRRTALLSEELAPVLAGKSVALIRPRESLVRVHTASHRTGAVLYRDLGLPAPLFVADTSDTAYHISVDRLPAVHASHYFWLSNEMLQDDIAVTEQNVRGLLDADERQHIYPVDAATWIGCYGPTGINCIVDQVARALLA; this is translated from the coding sequence ATGCCGCTGCAGGAGCAGGCAAGTTTATGGAGTGATACGGCGATCAAGACGCTTAACGTACGCAGCGGTACTTTGCCGCCCGGCGGTGTTCTGAGCGAAACGAAATTGTCAGCCAATCTGTTGTTACTGGCAGGCGGCGGGGAAGGGAGGCTTGTGATCAATGGCGAGGTTCGCCATATCCAGGCCTCTTTTGTCTGCCACGCTGTCAAGGGGTCGGCATTTACGATGACTGCCGGACCGGAGAACATTCATTATACCGTTATTATCTACAAGGCTGTTCCAATGGCGGGAGCGGCCCGTGTACTGTTCCCGCAGCAGAGCCACCCGCTGCGCACTTCGTTTGTTCATCATCCCGCGCATCCGGCAGAACTGCATCAGACAGCAGACAAGCTCGCAGCCAAATGGAGCCGGGGAGAAGGGCTGGAACGGTTCCATGCCAATGCGCTACTGCAAGGAATGCTGTACGAGCTTATTATGGAGCATGAACGCGGTCAGGGCGGCGGGGAGCCGGACATGGTGGAGGTTGTTGCTGCCTATATAGCGGGGCATTATCGTCAGGAGCTGGAGCTTAAAGAGCTGGCTGCGCTTGCCGGATGCGGTGCAAGACAGCTGCAGCGGAGGTTCAAGCAGGAGAAGCTGCTCGGCCCGATGGAATATGTGATCCGGCTGCGGATGGAGAGCGCAGAGCGGATGCTGCGTCATACGGATGCTCCTATCGGCGAAATCGCTGAAAGAACAGGCTACCGCGACATGTATTACTTCAGCAGGGCGTTCAAGAAATATTATGGAGTCCCCCCGCAGCTCTACAGGCGGACTGCCGCTTCAGGGCCCGGTGCAGGCGCTGCTTATTCCGGGCTGCCGGACCCCGTGATCGGCCATATGCGGGGCGAATATAACGTCATTGCTTCTCCGCAGCGTATCGCTGTACTCGATGTCCAATATGCTGATCATTTGCTTGCCCTTGAGCTGTCACCCGCAGGAAGTGTAGGATTGGGCGGTGCAGTGTTGAAATTCCCCCAATATATCAGGGAAAGGCTTAAGGCAACGGAAATGCTCGGAACCTACGAGTATCCGGACCTGCAGGCTGTGGAACGGCTGCAGCCGGATTTGATTATCTGTACTGAGGTGCACGATCAGCATTATGAACGCTTAAGCCGGATTGCTCCCACTATCATGTTTCGGCGCAATGAGAGCTGGCAGACGATTCTGAGCCTGCTTGGTGAACTGACGGGCAAGCGGGCCGAGGCGGAACGTATTATTGCCGATTACCTTCGCCGCACGGCATTGCTCTCAGAAGAGCTTGCCCCGGTGCTGGCAGGCAAAAGCGTGGCTCTGATCCGCCCGCGGGAGTCACTGGTCCGGGTACATACGGCTTCGCACCGCACGGGCGCCGTGCTGTACCGGGACCTGGGTCTGCCTGCTCCGCTATTTGTCGCAGATACCTCCGACACGGCGTATCATATTTCCGTCGATAGGCTACCGGCTGTGCATGCCAGCCACTACTTTTGGCTAAGCAACGAGATGCTGCAGGATGACATAGCTGTGACCGAGCAGAACGTCCGGGGATTGCTGGATGCAGATGAACGGCAGCATATATACCCGGTGGATGCCGCTACATGGATCGGCTGCTATGGACCGACAGGCATCAATTGCATTGTGGACCAGGTAGCCCGCGCCTTGCTGGCCTGA
- a CDS encoding TetR/AcrR family transcriptional regulator codes for MNGFEKRTQEKKNQVLEATFNLMNTDAGIEKVTMDEIAENSNVGKTTIFKYFGSKENLIHEVFKYFLNKMGEVARGIMAENKPFEETLIAMSQNKIHYLDKINKKFYLDLMDYFTKKGDDGLSLLMQQYAKESFNIMLDLFHRGRKEGKVDLKYSDEFLLIYFQALVEGISSPHIYDKIIPYTAQWTELMIKGIAPSPPSGSAYK; via the coding sequence ATGAATGGTTTCGAAAAGAGGACACAGGAGAAGAAAAATCAAGTATTAGAAGCAACCTTTAACTTAATGAATACAGATGCCGGTATAGAAAAAGTAACAATGGATGAGATTGCTGAAAATTCCAACGTTGGAAAAACAACGATTTTTAAATATTTCGGGAGTAAAGAAAATCTGATCCATGAGGTTTTTAAGTATTTTTTGAATAAAATGGGGGAAGTCGCCCGGGGAATCATGGCCGAAAATAAACCCTTCGAAGAGACCCTCATTGCCATGAGTCAAAACAAAATCCATTATCTGGACAAAATCAACAAAAAGTTTTATTTAGACCTGATGGATTACTTCACCAAGAAGGGGGATGATGGCTTATCTTTGCTGATGCAGCAATACGCTAAGGAAAGCTTTAATATCATGCTGGATTTATTCCACCGCGGACGTAAAGAAGGCAAGGTTGATCTGAAATATTCAGATGAATTTCTTTTGATTTATTTCCAGGCCTTAGTTGAAGGGATCTCCAGCCCTCATATCTACGACAAGATCATTCCTTATACCGCCCAATGGACGGAATTGATGATTAAAGGTATTGCACCAAGTCCCCCGTCCGGGTCAGCCTATAAATAA
- a CDS encoding ABC transporter ATP-binding protein, with translation MDKIVNVQGLQKKFGKFKALHDVTFTVNAGEVVGFIGPNGSGKSTTIRTLLGIINRDAGDVKIFGKDVWKDSLEIHKRISYVPGDVALWGTLTGGEIIDLFIKLHGGGDKEKRDYLIQRFELDPKKKAKGYSKGNRQKVGLIAALSVDSDLYIFDEPTSGLDPLMEAVFQDEVEKIKYTGKAILLSSHILSEVERLADKVVIIRQGKVVETGTLDELRHLTRSTVTLVTEGDVVEMASVNGVHDFKHTGNQATFSADNEYINDILTRAATLGVKRFEAVPPTLEDLFMRHYEV, from the coding sequence ATGGATAAAATTGTGAATGTGCAAGGCCTGCAAAAAAAGTTCGGGAAATTTAAGGCGCTGCATGATGTGACGTTCACAGTAAATGCCGGGGAGGTTGTGGGCTTTATTGGGCCAAATGGTTCGGGTAAGTCAACAACGATTCGTACTTTGCTGGGAATTATCAATCGTGATGCCGGGGATGTGAAGATCTTTGGCAAGGATGTATGGAAGGATAGCCTGGAGATTCATAAGCGGATATCCTATGTTCCAGGGGATGTGGCTCTGTGGGGCACCTTAACAGGCGGCGAAATTATTGATCTGTTTATTAAGCTACATGGTGGAGGAGACAAGGAGAAGCGTGATTATCTGATTCAACGTTTTGAACTCGATCCTAAGAAGAAGGCTAAAGGCTATTCAAAAGGGAACCGGCAAAAGGTTGGCTTGATTGCGGCTTTATCCGTTGACTCCGATTTGTATATTTTCGATGAACCGACTTCTGGTCTTGACCCGTTGATGGAAGCGGTCTTCCAAGATGAGGTTGAGAAAATTAAGTATACAGGGAAAGCAATCTTATTATCCTCGCATATTTTGAGTGAAGTGGAACGTTTAGCAGATAAGGTGGTTATCATTCGTCAAGGAAAGGTTGTTGAAACCGGGACATTGGATGAATTGCGTCACCTGACCCGTTCTACAGTGACTCTCGTAACCGAGGGGGATGTAGTTGAGATGGCATCAGTTAACGGTGTCCATGACTTTAAGCATACAGGCAATCAGGCGACATTCTCTGCGGATAATGAATATATCAATGACATATTGACTAGAGCGGCAACATTGGGTGTGAAGAGGTTTGAAGCTGTACCTCCAACGCTGGAAGACTTATTCATGCGGCATTATGAAGTCTAA